TGCCGCAAAATTGGCATGGCCGAGCGCGTCGGCCCGCGCATCGCTGAGCGGCCGATCGGGTGACAGCTCCGAAGCGTGTGTGGGCGTTTCGATGGGGCGGCCTCGCGATCCAGGTTTCAACGTCCTCATCGGCGGGACGGCCCCCACTCTTGATCGAAATCCGGCGGTTTCGCATACGGTTCACCGCACGACGCGCGGGTGTGGCGGAATTGGTAGACGCGCCGGCCTTAGGAGCCGGTGGCTTCGGCCGTGGAGGTTCGAGTCCTCTCGCCCGCATCGACGGGCTTCAGGCGGCCTCGCCGTGCCGCCGCTCGTCCAGCTGGAGACGCGTGTCCTCGGGCAGCTCGGTGAACCGGCAGGACGCGCGCCAGCCGCCGGCCGCGCCGCGCGCGACGTCGAGCACCTGCACCTCGCCGGCGATGCCGACGCCGTCATACCGCGTCTCGATACGTAGCCGGTCATGCGGCTGCAGCGGCGCGCTGACCACGAAGCCGATGCCGCCGGGGGAGACGTCGACCACCCAGCCGGTCAGCTCCGTGCCGGCGCCATGGTTCGCGGCCTCGACCACCCACAGCACGGCCGCAGACCTCGCGTCCTCGCGCGTCGACGTCCGGAACGGCTTGCGCCGGCTCACCTCTGCGACGCGCAGATCGGCGGCGAGTCGCGATGCTCCGAGCGGCACGACCTCCTCGACGACGCAGACCAGCGAGAATCCGCCCCGCTCCCGCGACTCGACGGGAATCGTCAGCGACAGCCCGGAGTCGACGTCCACGGCGTCGAGCGTGCAGTGCAGCCGCCCGTCGCGCGCCCCCAGCAGCCGCACGCCGATCGGGCCGCCGTCGGCGCGGATCGCGCGCGCCTCCCACGGCGGGGCGGGCAGCACGTCGAGCGCCATCGCGAGCACGTCGTCCATGCCGCCAGTATCGGCACGAAGCGCCGGTCCCTGCACGCCCGCACGCGACCGGGGGAGAGGGCATGCCCGCTTGGCGGCGCGGCGCTATTCCGCCTACTCGGGCATGTGGAACGCGTACATGCGGCGCGCGTCGATCCGCGCGTACACCGGGCCGGAATCGAGGAAGCTCTCCCAGCCGGCGCCGTACCGCGGCACGTAGATGTCGAGCAGCGCCCGGCGGAAGCCGGCGTGCTCGGCCGCGCGGACGTCGACCGGCACAGCGGTGCCGTGCACCGTGACGCCCAGCTCCTCGCCGGGAAGGTACGTCGCGCGGACCTGGGGGCGCTCGCGGATGTGGCGGAAGCGCACCGAGTCCGGCGAGGAGCCGAAGTGGAAGCTGCCGCGGTAGAAGATGCCGTCGACCGGGCCGACGATCGGCCGGTTGTCCGCCGTCACCGTCGCCAGGGCGAGCAGGCACATGCCCTGCAGCCGGCCGGCCACCTGCTCGGCGTTCATGCGGCGCTCGGGCGTGTGGATCTCGAGCAGGTGCGCGCCGGCCGCGGCGTAGCTGCGGTCGAGCAGCTTCTGGAGCGCGGTGATGTCGCCGGCCGTCTCGTGCATGTCGCGCCGTTCAGCGCCCGGTCGCCACGAGCGCCAGCGTGAAGACGCCGAGCAGCACGCCGGCCGCCGTCATCACCACGGTCCACGTGCGGTCGGGCGGCACGAAATCGCCTCGCATCAGCGCCGACTCGACCGCGCGCTCGCGCACCAGCCCGTAGCCGATGCACGCCGTGCCGATCAGCGCGAAGCCGGCGCCGATCACCTCGTAGGGCCACTGCTCCGTCGCATCGGCGAGCTGTGGCACCACCTTGCCGGCGGCCAGGCTGACCGCGATCGACGTCAGGCCGGTGCGCCACCACGCCAGGTACGTCCGCTCGTTGGCGAGGCGGGTGCGCCGGGTGGCATCCTCCGCGTCGGTGTACCGGCGGCGCTCCTGGGTCACGCCGGCGACCCTAGCACCAGAGCCGGATCGAACGGCCGCGCGGTGGCGCTGTTGGGAGGGTGCGACTAAGGTTAGACGACCGCCCGCCGACGGCCATCGCCGCCGCGGGCGCCTCGCCCATGAAGACCCAACTCGAAGAGCTCGATGCCAATCGCGTACGTCTCACGGTCGAGGTACCGGCCCACGACGTCGATCACGCATTCGAGCATGCGCTCCACGACCTCTCGCAGTCCGTCCGGCTGCCCGGCTTCCGCAAGGGCAAGGCTCCCAAGGGCCTCGTCATGCAGCGCGTCGGCCGTGACGCGGTGATCGAGGAGGCGCTCGAGCACCATCTCTCCGGCTGGTACCGCCGCGCCGTTGCCGTATCTGGCATCGATCCGGTCGACCGCCCCACGATCGACTGGGAGGACCAGCCGGCCGAGGGCGCGGCCTTCAGCTTCAAGGCGGAGGTCGAGGTCAAGCCGAAGCCCGAGGTCACGTCGTACAAGGGCATGTCCGGGGTGCGACCGCCCGTCGAGGTGCCGCGCGAGGCCGTCGACGAGGAGCTCGAGCGTCTCCGCCTGACGGTCGCCGAGCTGAACCCTGCCGAGCGCCCCGCCGAGGCCGGCGACTTCGTCGTCATCGACTTCACCGGCACCCTGGACGGCACGCCGTTCGAGGGCGGCAACGGGACGGACTACGGCATCGAGCTCGGTGCCGGCCGGCTGATCGGAGACCTCGAGCAGGGCCTGGTCGGCATGAAGCCGGGGGAGGAGCGTGACGTGCCCGTCAGCTTCCCGGCCGACTACCCGGCCGAGCACCTCGCCGGCAAGGCTGCGAGCTTCCACGTCGTGATGAAGGACGTCAAGGAGCGGCTGCTGCCCGACCTCGACGACGAGTTCGCGAAGTCCGTCAGCGAGTTCGACACGCTCGCCGAGCTGGACGCCGACATCACCGAGCGCTTCCGCCAGGCGCTGCAGGAGGAGTCGGAGCGCGTCTTCCGGTCGTCGGTGCTCGACGATCTGGCCAAGCAGCTCTCGACCGAGCTGCCGGAGCCGCTCGTCCGCAGCCGGATGACCGACATGACGCGCAGCATGATCGAGTCGCTCGCCCAGCGCGGGATGGAGATGTCCGACTACCTGCGCCTGACCGGCCAGACCGCCGAGCAGATCGTCGAGTCGCTACGACCGCAGGCCGAGGACGCGGTGCGCAAGGACCTCGTGCTCGAGGCCGTCGCCGATGCCGAGGGCCTCGAGATCACCGACGAGATGATCGAGTCGTTCATCCGCGAGCAGGCCACGCAGGGCGGGGAGAACCCCGACGAGCTGGTCGAGCGCCTGATGGGCGACGCGGCCACGCTGACCGCGCTGCGGATCGACCTGCGGCTCCAGAAGGCGCTCGACATCGTGGTCGAAAATGCCAAGGAGATCTCGCCCGAGCAGGCCGAGGCGCGGGAGAAGCTGTGGACGCCCGAGAAGGAATCCGAGGCTGCGGCCGCAAAACCGACAACGATCTGGACCCCCGGCTCCTAGAGCCCGGCGATAGGAGAACCTGAGTGAGCCCACTGATTCCCATGGTGATCGAGCAGACCTCGCGCGGCGAGCGCTCGTTTGACATCTACTCGCGACTGCTGAACGAGCGGATCATCTTCCTGGGGACACCCGTGGACGACCAGATCGCCAACCTGATCGTGGCACAGCTGCTCCACCTGGAGTCGGAGGATCCCGACAAGGACATCTCGCTCTACGTGAACTCGCCGGGCGGCAGCGTCTACGCCGGCCTCGCTATCTACGACACGATGCAGTTCATCAAGCCGGACGTGTCGACGATCTGCGTCGGCATCGCGATGAGCATGGGCGCCCTGCTGCTGGCCGGCGGGGCGAAGGGCAAGCGGATGGCGCTGCCCAACGCCAAGATCCTGATCCACCAGGTCTCGTCCGGCTTCCAGGGCCAGGCGACCGACATCGAGATCCACGCGCGCGAGATCATCGACATCCGCAAGCGGCTCGACAAGATCATCGCCGACCACACCGGCCAGTCGCTCGAGAAGGTCACGCGCGACACCGAGCGCGACTACTTCATGAGCGCCGAAGAGGCCAACGAGTACGGCATCATCGACCGCGTGATCGACAAGCACTGATGGCCCGGCCGACCGACACCAACGAGCAGCTGCTCTGCAGCTTCTGCGGCAAGAGCCAGCGCCAGGTCAAGAAGCTGATCGCCGGCCCGGGCGTGTACATCTGCGACGAGTGCATCGACCTGTGCAACGAGATCATCGACGAGGAGCTGACGACTCCCGTCCAGCTCGATCTCGACAACCTGCCGCGCCCCAAGGAGATCTACAGCGTCCTGAACGACTACGTGGTCGGGCAGGAGGAAGCGAAGCGCACGCTGTCGGTGGCGGTCTACAACCATTACAAGCGCGTGCAGATGTCGGGGCAGACCGAGGGTGACGTCGAGCTGGCCAAGTCGAACATCCTGCTGCTGGGCCCGACCGGCTGCGGCAAGACCCTGCTCGCGCAGACGCTCGCGCGGATCCTCAACGTGCCGTTCGCGATCGCAGACGCGACCGCGCTGACCGAAGCCGGCTACGTCGGCGAGGACGTCGAGAACATCCTCCTGAAGCTGATCCAGGCCGCGGACTTCGACGTCAAGAAGGCCGAGACGGGGATCATCTACATCGACGAGGTCGACAAGATCGCGCGCAAGGCGGACAACCCGTCGATCACGCGCGACGTGTCCGGCGAGGGCGTGCAGCAGGCGCTGCTGAAGATCCTCGAGGGCACGGTGGCGAGCGTGCCGCCCCAGGGTGGGCGCAAGCACCCCCACCAGGAGTTCCTGTCGATCGACACGACCAACATCCTGTTCATCTGCGGCGGCGCCTTCGCCGACCTCGACCGGATCATCGAGCGGCGCGTCGGCCGCAACTCGATCGGCTTCGGGTCGGAGGTGCGGTCGAAGAAGAACCGCGACACGCAGGAGCTGTTCCAGGACGTGATGCCGGAGGATCTGATCGCCTTCGGGCTGATTCCCGAGTTCATCGGGCGCCTGCCGGTCGTGTCCGCGGTGCACCAGCTGAAGAAGGACGATCTCGTGCAGATCCTGCTCGAGCCGAAGAACGCCCTGGTCAAGCAGTACCAGAAGTTCTTCTCCTACGACGGGATCGACCTCGTGTTCACCGACGACGCGCTGAGCGCGATCGCCAACAGCGCGCTCGAGCGCGCGACCGGCGCGCGCGGGCTGCGGTCGATCATCGAGGCGGCGCTGCTGAACGTGATGTTCGACCTGCCGTCGCGCAAGGACGTGAACAAGTGCGTGATCACGCGCGAGACGATCGAGAAGCACATCGACCCGACGCTGGTGACCGAAGGCGGCCACGCCGTCGACGTCACCGCCGAGCTGGGCCAGGAGTCGGCCTAGTCCGAGGTGCCTAGGGGTCAGCCTTCAGGCTGACCCCGGTTCTCGCCGAACCACGACGACTCATCCGCGTCCACGCCCGCTCGCGCACCATCCAGCTGCTTCTCGACGAAGCGGACGTAGGCGTTCACCGCACGAGACGCCGAAGCGTGAAAGCAGCCAAGGGGGTCGTTGCAGAGAATGAACGGAATCGGCGACGCCGCCCCGCAAAGCTCCGCGTGCGCGCTCCAGCGCCATTCATCGGGATGACCGCACAGCCTCCCCCGGACGGGATTGAGCGCTACGTAGCCCAGTGCAGTCTTCAGGTGAGCGTCCGTCTCGATCAAGCGGGAATGGAATGGGCCCTCAAACACGTGACCGGTGGCGTGCAGACGCCGGTTTCGAGCTGACGCATATCTACCGCTCAGCATCGCCATACCGCGAGAGAGCGTCGGCTGCGGCGTCCTCAGGACGAGATGGACATGGTTCGGCATGAGGCAGTAGGAGTACACCTCCCAGCCGTGCCGTCTGGTCGCCTCTGCAAGCAATCCGAGGTAGAGCATGTAATCCGGGTCTCCGTCGAACACGCGGGCGCTGTCGTTTCCGCGTTGTGTGACGTGGTGCGTCGCTCCTGCATAGTCCTGTCTGCGCGGGCGCGGCATGCGGTCGACCGTATCGCCGAGTTGTGACACGAAACCAGACGGGGCGCGTCGGGATTCGGCAACGGTCTGGTGGCAGTTGGGGTTGCGGGCGAAAACCGGGGTCTGCCTGAAGGCAGACCCCAGCTGACCCCGTACACTCTCCGCGCGCATGGTGCATCTGCTCCTCACGCTTGCTGCGCTGGTAGCAACGCCGGCCGCTCCGGCGTCGCAGGTTCATCTCGTCCAGCCCCGCCCCTACGAGCTCTGGGACGGCCGTGTTCGTGGAACCGCAGCGCCGGGCACCGTCGTGCGCCTCTCGGCCGCGGGTCGCACCTGGCTCGTGCCCGCCGGCGCCGACGGCCGCGTCGACTCGCTGCTCGCCCGCGTACCGCTCGGCGATGCCCGGCTGCTCGTTTCCGGCGGCGCCCACGCGCCCGTCTACGGCGTCCCCACCGGCTCGATCCGTCCGCTGCCGGCCGCCACCGTCGACGCCGCACTGTGCCGGCGGCTCGCGGCGCTCGCCCACCTCGCGACGCCGCACGTCTCCATCTACTCCCGATCCGCCGGCGGCCGCCTCGCGGCCTACAACGCCGGCGCCGAGTTCGAGGCCGCCAGCACGCTGAAGCTGCCCATCATGCTGCTCACGCTCGCGAAGAACCACGAGGAGCCCTCCACCTCGGGAATCTGGGATGCCATGGAGCGCATCACCCGCTACTCGGACAACGCCGCCGCCAACGAGCTGCTCGAGCGTGACGGCGGCAGCGACGAGACCGGCGCCGCGGAGATGGTCGAGCTGATGCGCTCGCTCGGCCTGCGTCACACCTACATGGCGGGCGGGTACCTGCTCGACAGCGGCGGAGGCGCCTCGCCGTTCGGCATCGCCGATCCGCCGCCGGCCGCCTACAAGCACACCACCGCCGCGGACATGGCCGAGCTGGCCGGCATGCTGGTCGCCGCGGTCGCCGGCCAGGGGCCGCTCGTCCGACGCGGCGTCGACGCGCACGAGGCGCGGGAGCTGCTCTACCTGATGGTGCACGCACAGGATGCGGGCCTCGTCCCGGCCGGCTCCGGCCGCTGGCCGGTCGCGCACAAGATCGGCTGGCTCGACGACGCGGACGACGACGTCGCGATCGTGTTCGCACCCCGGGGGCCGTTCGTGATCGCGATCTACACCAACGGCGTGGAGGATGGCACGGCGCAGGTCTTCGGCTCTGCCGCCGTCGGCGCGGTCATCCGCGCCGGATAGCTCGACCTCGGGTCGAGGGTCATGTGCGTAGGCGCCGTGCGAACCGGCATGTACCCTTGGTGGCGAGGTGGTCAAGGTCATAGAGCATTTCGGGATGTTGGGGTAGGCTCTTCGGTCGTGAGGTGGGGGCGCTCCATCCGGGTCGTTGCGGCCGTGCTCGCTGCCGGGCTGATCGGCGGCGCGTCGGCGTCTGCCTCGGATGCGACGGCCCCGGTCGTGACCGCGCAGGCCGTCGTCATCGATCCCAAGGGCGCACCCGCAGTGGGCAGCCCTGCGGCCGCCCTCCCGGGGAGTCCGACCGTCACGGTGACCGACTGGAGCTCGCCGGGCGACCAGCCCATGGTCACCCTCGCCTCCGCGACCGGCAGCGCGGCCTCGGTCCACGGCGCCCGCTCGGGCACGGTCGAGCTGGGCGACCTCGCCATCTTCGGCGGTGAGATCCGCCTGCACTCCCTCACCCTGGCCGCGAGCAGCGCCGGCTCGACGATCGATCTCAAGGCCCAGGGGCTCGAGGTGGACGGCACCGCCGTCGACCTGCCGGCCGCGGACGAATCCAGCCCGGTCGGCGACTGGGGCACCCTGACCGCCGGCTATCAGAACAGCGACTCGACCGGCCGCACGGCGATCGGCCTCGTCATCACCCTCCGCGCCGACCATGACGGCCTCCCGGCCGGCAGCACGATCGGCGTCGGCGTGATCACGCTGGCAGCACCGCCGAGCAGCGGCGGCGATGGGGGCGGTGGGGGCGGTGGAGACAACGGCGGCGGAGCGCCCACGCCCACTCCGACGCATCACCACCACCATCGCCACCAGACCGGCGGTCACACGAAGCACGAGCACGGTGCGCAGGGCGGCAAGGGCCACCACCATCGCGTCCGGCACGTCAAGGTGACGCACCCGAAGCACCTCCCGCAGCTCGGCCGCGGGCTGCGCGGCCGCGTGATCGAAGCGGCCGCCGAGCAGATCGGCTGGCCGTATGTCTGGGGCGGAGAGAGCCGGGCCGAGGGCGGGTTCGACTGCTCCGGGCTGGTCGACTACGCCTACGCCGCCGCGGGCCACCCGCTGGCCGGGCGGCCGACCGCCGCAGTGCTCTGGCAGATGGGCGTCCCGATCACGGCCGACCAGCTCCGACCCGGCGACCTCGCATTCCTCGGCGCGCCGTCCGGCCAGCCGTACCACGTCGCGCTCTACGCCGGCAACGGCATGGTGATCGTCGCCTCCGGCCGCGGCCGGCCGATCGCCGAACAACCGCTCGACAGCGCGCCGTGGGACGGCTTCGCCCGGATCTGGGCGCCCGGCGCGGGTCCGCTGCTCAAGCACGCGCGCTGGCTGACCGCCGCGGTGCCGAAGCAGTCGCCGCCGGTCGGCCTGCGCTCCGACGTGATCGCCGCGGCCCGCGCGTCGCGGACGCCGCCGGTCGCCGTCAAGCCCGCACGCACGCGCGCCCAGTCTCCGGCGGCGCCGCCGAAGCGGGATCCCTCGCCGGATCGCGGCTCCGGGCTCGTGACGGTCGCAGACCTGCGGCTGCGGCTCGAGCAGGGCGTCCGCGCCGCGCTCGGCCTGCCCACTGCCTGACCCGCCGCTGGTCAGCGGCCGCTGCGCGAGAACCAGAACCGCTCGACCGCGAAGGCGGCGACGAGCAGCGCCAGCCAGGCGAGGCTCACCTTCGGCTCGAGCACGGAGGGGAGGCTGTGGCTCGTCCACCCGCGCTTGACGACCTGCTCGTTCCAGCCGTCGTTGAACGAGACCGCGACGCCGTAGCAGAACATCAGCGCGAGGTAGAGCGACAGCAGCGCCGGCACCCGCCGGGTGGAGAGAAGCAGGGCGGTGACCGCCAGCATCAGCCCGAACAACCCCTCGTGCAGGCCCAGGTGCACGGACGCGAGGTCGGGCTCCCCGGGCGTCGGCTGACGCGCGCGGATGACGTGTCCGAGCAGCGGGATGTCCTGCGCGTAGAGGCCGACCGCCGCGATCATCCACGGCACCGACCAGATCGCGAGCACGGCGATCACCCGCCGGCGCGCGCGCCCAAGCGGCGGCTCCCGCCGCGACGGCGCCCACCATGTCAGCCAGAGCGCGAGGACGACGCCGGCTGCCGCCGGCGCGTTCGCCCAGCTCGCGGTCAGGTCGGCCTGGTCGACCACCCCGGGGATCGCGACCACGGCGCAGAGCGCGATCGCGAGCCAGGCCAGCGGACCGCGGGCGACGGCGCCGACCAGGGCGATCGCGATCAGGGCGACCGGGAAGTTGAGATAGCTGACGATCCGCGAGGCGGCGCCGCTCGCGCCGGTGTCGTCGAAGTGGTACGTCGCGCCCGGCGGCAGCCGCCAGTAGGTGACCGCCGTTGCGACCCCCACCAGCGCGCACATCGCCCAGATGGCCCGCACTCGCACGGGGCAACACTAACTAGAATCCGCCGCCAATGGACGACGCGCGCCGTGACGAGCTCGAGCGTCGCACCCGCCACCAGCCCGAGGCCGTCGAAGCGCGGCTGTTCGAGCGCTGGGAGCGCGAGTGCGGCTTCTCCGGCGATCCCGCGAGCGATCGCCCGCGGTTCGTGATCGCGCTGCCGCCGCCGAACGTCACCGGCGAGCTGCACATGGGGCACGCGCTGAACGGCTCGATCCAGGACACGCTGATCCGGATGCGGCGGATGCAGGGCCACGACACGCTCTGGATCTGCGGCACCGACCACGCGTCCATCGCGGTGCACGCGGTGATCGAGAAGCAGCTCCGCGCCGAGGGGACGAACCGCTTCCAGCTCGGCCGCGCGGCGTTCATCGAGCGGGTCTGGGAGTGGCGGCGGGCGACCGGCGCCACGATCATCCAGCAGTTCAAGCGGCTCGGCTGCACGCTCGACTACGACCACGAGCGGTTCACGATGGACGAGGGCTACGTCCGCGCGGTGCTCGAGATGTTCGTCCGGCTGTACCGCAAGGGCCTGATCTATCGGGACAACCGGATCGTCAACTGGTGCCCGGGCTGCGGCTCGACCGTGTCAGACCTCGAGGTGCGCCACGAGCACGCGGCCGACGCGCTGTACGAGGTGCGCTACCGGATCGCGGGCACCGACGACTTCCTCACCGGTGCAACGGTGCGGCCGGAGACGATCCTGGCGGACACCGCGGTCGCCGTGCACCCCGACGACGACCGGTACCGCCACCTGGTCGGCAAGACGGCGATCGTGCCGCTGGTCGGCCGCGAGGTGCCGGTGATCGCCGACGAGTACGTGAAGATGGACTTCGGCACGGGCGCCCTCAAGATCACGCCGGGGCACGACCCCAACGACTTCGAGATCGGGCGCCGGCACGGACTGGAGGAGCTGTCGGTGATCGGCTTCGACGGCCGGATGACCGAGCAGGCCGGCGAGTTCGCCGGGCAGCCGGTCGGCGAGGCGCGGCAGAAGGTGATCGACCGGCTGTTCGACGAGCAGCTGCTCGCCGGCGAGCAGCCCTACGAGCACGAGGTCGGCCACTGCGACCGGTCGGGGGACCGGATCGAGCCGCTGATCTCGCTGCAGTGGTTCATGGAGATGCAGTCGCTCGCCGCTGCCGCGAACGCCGAGGTGCGGGGCGGGCGGGCGCGCTTCATCCCCAAGAACCAGGAGAACATCTACTTCCACTGGATGGACAACATCCGGCCGTGGTGCGTGTCGCGGCAGCTGTGGTGGGGGCACCAGATCCCGGTGTGGTACTGCCCCGACGGGCACATGACGGTCGGCACCGAGACGCCCGACGCGTGCGCCGAATGCGGCTCGGCGGAGCTGGAGCGCGACTCCGACGTGCTCGATACGTGGTTCTCCTCGGCGCTGTGGCCGTTCGCGACCCTGGGCTGGCCCGAGGAGACCGAGCGGCTGGCTGTCTACTACCCGGGCAACGTGCTCGTGACCGCGCGGGACATCATCAACCTGTGGGTGGCGCGGATGCTGATGATGGGCCTGGAGTTCATGGGCGAGCGCCCCTTCTCGGACATCTACATCACGTCGATCATCCAGGCAGCCGACGGCCGGCGCATGTCGAAGTCGCTCGGCACGGGTATCAACCCGCTCGACCTGATCGACCGGTACGGGGCCGACGCCACGCGCTACGGGCTGCTGAAGATGAGCTCGACGCAGGACGTGCGGTTCGCCGAGGGCATGCTCGACGAGGGGGCGAAGCTCGCGAACAAGCTGTGGAACGCGTCGCGGTTCGTGCTGCGGCAGATGGACGCGGATGCGCCATCGTCGCCGGTGGAGGCAACGGTCGAGGACCGGTGGATCCTCTCGCGGCTCGCGGGGGCGTCCGACGAAGTGCTCCGGCTGCTGGACGCGTACGAGTTCGCAGCGGCCGTGAAATCGCTCTACGCGTTCATCTGGAACGATTTCTGCGACTGGTACGTGGAGGCGGCCAAGGGCAGGCTGTACGGCGACGACGCGGAGATGCGGCGGTCGGTGTCGTCGACGCTGCTGTGGGCGCTCGAGCGGACGATCGCGCTTGCGCATCCCGTGCTGCCGTTCGTGACCGAGGAGATCTGGAGCTTCCTGCCCGGCGAGCGCGCGATGCTGCTCGCCTCGCCGATGCCGCAGGCCGAGCCCGGCCATCGCGACCCGGAGCTCGAGGACCGGGCGCGGGCCGACATGGAGGTGGTGTCGGAGGCGCGGCGCCTGGCCGGCGAGGGCGAGCGGCCGCAGGTGACGGCGGCGCCGGGGTTCCTGTTCCGCGGGCTGCTCGAACGGGTTGCGGGTGTTGTCATAGTTGAAGACGATGCCGCGACGACCTCCAGCGTGGTGGCCGCGGACGACCGGGCGTCGCTCGCGGCGAAGCTGGCGGCGGCTGTCGCCGAGCGCGACCGGGCGCTCGGGAAGATCGCGAACGAGGGCTTCACGTCGCGCGCCCCCGAGCATGTCGTGCAGGCCGAGCGGGAGAAGGCGGAGCGGTACGCGGCCGAGGTAGCCGAGCTCGAGGGTAGGCTGAAAGGCCTATGACGCGCGTGGTGATGAGCGCCGGCGAGTACATCGAATCGCTCGAGCTGATGGGCATGCATTTCGGGCTCGACCGGATGCATGCGCTGATGGACGCGCTCGGGCATCCGGAGGAGCAGTTCGACGCAATCCATGTGGTCGGCTCGAAC
This is a stretch of genomic DNA from Gaiellales bacterium. It encodes these proteins:
- a CDS encoding valine--tRNA ligase — encoded protein: MDDARRDELERRTRHQPEAVEARLFERWERECGFSGDPASDRPRFVIALPPPNVTGELHMGHALNGSIQDTLIRMRRMQGHDTLWICGTDHASIAVHAVIEKQLRAEGTNRFQLGRAAFIERVWEWRRATGATIIQQFKRLGCTLDYDHERFTMDEGYVRAVLEMFVRLYRKGLIYRDNRIVNWCPGCGSTVSDLEVRHEHAADALYEVRYRIAGTDDFLTGATVRPETILADTAVAVHPDDDRYRHLVGKTAIVPLVGREVPVIADEYVKMDFGTGALKITPGHDPNDFEIGRRHGLEELSVIGFDGRMTEQAGEFAGQPVGEARQKVIDRLFDEQLLAGEQPYEHEVGHCDRSGDRIEPLISLQWFMEMQSLAAAANAEVRGGRARFIPKNQENIYFHWMDNIRPWCVSRQLWWGHQIPVWYCPDGHMTVGTETPDACAECGSAELERDSDVLDTWFSSALWPFATLGWPEETERLAVYYPGNVLVTARDIINLWVARMLMMGLEFMGERPFSDIYITSIIQAADGRRMSKSLGTGINPLDLIDRYGADATRYGLLKMSSTQDVRFAEGMLDEGAKLANKLWNASRFVLRQMDADAPSSPVEATVEDRWILSRLAGASDEVLRLLDAYEFAAAVKSLYAFIWNDFCDWYVEAAKGRLYGDDAEMRRSVSSTLLWALERTIALAHPVLPFVTEEIWSFLPGERAMLLASPMPQAEPGHRDPELEDRARADMEVVSEARRLAGEGERPQVTAAPGFLFRGLLERVAGVVIVEDDAATTSSVVAADDRASLAAKLAAAVAERDRALGKIANEGFTSRAPEHVVQAEREKAERYAAEVAELEGRLKGL